The following proteins are co-located in the Clostridiales bacterium genome:
- a CDS encoding Ni/Fe hydrogenase, with protein sequence MSEKIILNPITRISGFMEIEVTVENRRIIDARTKGQMFRGFEMMLQGRAPLDAIYYTERICGICSTAHSLAATIALEQAFGVEPTIQGRYVRDFMHGCEFLQNHIRHFYQFTVPDFVKMPENYPLYQTNFRDFRLPKETNDVIVQHYFDSLPLSRSAHQLLALFGGKAPHNHGIFMGGTTASINADSIVKCQSILREIGDFIENVMIPDAGTLARYYPDYYENGTGYGNLLSFGCFDFYPELGTLYVEPSVSVDAAAGGAVRTLDPRRITEEIDYSWYTDSLDTYTPFETIPMDDQNKEGAYSFIKASKMENLSFESGPLARQWLSGEYRRGISTMDRYIARVMEAKKIHEILLVLLDQMIPGPTGQAPYLTPNAARGQGLTDTTRGALGHWIKIENSLLDFYQIITPSVWNLSSHGNDGTPGTAERALIGTELADEDRPSEIGRIIRSFDPCVSCATHVFYPNKEPKFITVVP encoded by the coding sequence ATGAGTGAAAAAATAATTCTAAACCCAATTACAAGAATCAGCGGATTTATGGAAATTGAAGTTACGGTGGAAAACAGACGTATTATTGATGCAAGAACAAAAGGACAGATGTTCAGGGGGTTTGAGATGATGCTGCAGGGCAGAGCACCGCTGGATGCTATCTATTATACTGAACGGATTTGCGGAATCTGCTCTACTGCTCACAGCCTAGCGGCAACCATTGCCTTGGAACAGGCATTTGGTGTAGAACCCACGATACAGGGGCGGTATGTCAGAGACTTTATGCATGGCTGCGAATTTTTGCAGAATCATATCAGACATTTCTACCAGTTCACAGTGCCGGATTTCGTAAAGATGCCGGAAAACTATCCGCTGTATCAGACCAACTTCAGAGATTTTCGACTGCCGAAGGAAACGAATGATGTGATCGTCCAGCATTACTTTGACTCCCTGCCGCTTAGCAGATCTGCCCATCAGCTTCTGGCATTATTCGGAGGGAAAGCACCGCATAATCATGGAATTTTCATGGGAGGGACCACTGCGTCGATCAATGCAGACAGCATTGTAAAATGCCAATCAATTCTAAGGGAAATCGGTGATTTCATAGAAAATGTGATGATTCCAGACGCGGGGACCCTGGCACGGTATTATCCGGATTATTATGAGAACGGGACAGGTTATGGAAATCTTTTGAGTTTCGGATGTTTTGATTTCTATCCGGAGCTGGGTACGCTGTATGTAGAACCCTCCGTATCGGTAGATGCGGCTGCCGGCGGCGCAGTGCGAACGCTTGACCCTCGCAGAATTACAGAGGAAATCGATTATTCGTGGTACACGGATTCTCTGGATACCTATACGCCCTTTGAGACAATACCGATGGATGATCAAAATAAGGAAGGTGCTTATTCTTTTATCAAAGCATCCAAAATGGAAAACTTGAGCTTTGAGAGCGGACCTCTTGCCAGGCAGTGGCTCAGCGGCGAGTATCGCCGTGGAATTTCCACCATGGACCGATATATTGCAAGGGTAATGGAAGCAAAGAAAATACACGAGATCCTTTTGGTTCTACTTGATCAGATGATTCCTGGACCCACTGGACAGGCGCCATATCTCACACCCAATGCAGCCAGAGGCCAAGGGCTGACAGATACAACCAGGGGCGCCTTGGGTCATTGGATCAAAATTGAAAATAGCTTGCTTGACTTTTATCAGATCATTACACCATCGGTCTGGAATCTTTCTTCTCACGGTAATGACGGCACGCCGGGGACTGCAGAGAGAGCACTGATCGGTACCGAACTGGCAGACGAAGACCGTCCTTCTGAAATAGGAAGAATCATACGATCCTTTGACCCTTGCGTTTCCTGCGCCACCCATGTATTCTATCCCAATAAGGAACCGAAATTCATTACGGTGGTGCC
- a CDS encoding hydrogenase small subunit, translating into MKMVWLELNGCSGNIISLLDGADPGFDYMISEMVELVYEHSLMSAEGEEALEHLFALMDQEFILAVEGAVPLKNGGRYQIVGNWQGRSITALEMIQLLGERARYVIAVGACASHGGVSAGRPNPSESVGIQSVLQRRVIQLPGCPCHPDWFLGTLAHLIYFGEPQLDEEGRPVFIYGTSIHRRCERRSYFDQGIFATQLGEPTCMFMLGCRGPMTTTDCPIRKWNERINWPVQANTNCIGCAQFGFPDVMEPFVRYFTLETDREGELVEVLEDE; encoded by the coding sequence ATGAAAATGGTATGGCTGGAGCTGAACGGCTGCTCTGGAAATATTATCTCGCTTCTGGATGGAGCGGACCCGGGATTTGACTATATGATTTCTGAAATGGTTGAGCTTGTGTATGAGCACAGCCTTATGTCAGCTGAGGGAGAAGAAGCTTTGGAGCATCTTTTTGCCTTGATGGATCAGGAGTTTATCCTTGCGGTGGAGGGAGCGGTTCCGTTGAAAAACGGGGGACGATACCAGATTGTGGGCAACTGGCAGGGCAGGTCAATCACTGCTCTTGAAATGATACAGCTGCTTGGGGAGCGTGCACGGTATGTGATTGCGGTAGGGGCATGTGCTAGCCACGGCGGAGTCTCAGCGGGAAGACCGAATCCAAGTGAGAGTGTGGGGATTCAGTCAGTTCTTCAGCGGCGTGTGATTCAGCTTCCGGGTTGTCCGTGTCATCCAGACTGGTTTCTTGGGACACTGGCCCATTTGATTTACTTTGGCGAGCCGCAGCTGGATGAAGAGGGACGGCCTGTGTTTATTTACGGGACTTCCATTCATAGGCGCTGCGAGAGACGATCCTATTTTGATCAGGGCATTTTTGCTACACAGCTGGGAGAACCCACCTGCATGTTCATGCTGGGCTGTCGCGGACCCATGACGACTACTGACTGTCCTATCAGAAAATGGAATGAGCGGATCAACTGGCCGGTTCAAGCCAACACCAACTGTATCGGCTGCGCTCAGTTTGGTTTTCCTGATGTAATGGAACCCTTCGTCCGGTACTTTACACTAGAGACTGATAGGGAAGGAGAATTGGTGGAGGTGCTGGAGGATGAGTGA
- a CDS encoding diguanylate cyclase, producing the protein MVIYSHPIFSRRRIRLKKISGSRMIFLYITIVIVSVVSLISSLYLYNSVQNLLVEERGRKALGVSIAVAKIIQQDYASFRNLLEVENYEEGNYDESYYIKMQQIFQEINVQSNVKFVYCGKRISDEEMVYLFDGESPGSVLFSPIGSEDDLDAVEKKTYAEKKPNYTSIVKDSDWGELLTGVAPIRDPYTGEAVAHVGVDVSAEQIYRSLSGIKKLIVINAILFILITSLIIYKLLSMNLFFMENDYLTGLHSKGFEERFLDQLIKKSTINGKSFPLIMIDFDDFKLINDEYGHHFGDCVLKQVADILQICTRSVDCCARYGGDEFIIVLPEANLEYASFVCQWLLKEVSKQRIKTKDGCSVSVSVSMGVALWKKGMTSEQILEHADKALYHSKRTGKGRMVIYKEDLE; encoded by the coding sequence ATGGTAATATATAGTCATCCCATCTTTTCAAGGAGGAGAATCCGGTTGAAAAAGATTAGCGGCTCTAGAATGATCTTCTTGTACATAACGATCGTAATTGTTTCCGTAGTATCCCTCATCTCCTCATTGTATCTTTACAACAGCGTTCAAAATCTGCTGGTGGAGGAACGAGGCCGGAAGGCGCTGGGGGTCTCCATTGCCGTGGCTAAGATTATCCAGCAGGATTATGCCTCATTCCGTAATCTTCTTGAGGTTGAAAACTACGAGGAAGGGAATTATGATGAATCCTATTATATAAAGATGCAGCAAATTTTCCAGGAAATTAACGTACAGTCCAACGTCAAATTTGTCTATTGCGGCAAACGGATTTCCGATGAAGAAATGGTCTATCTGTTTGACGGAGAATCTCCCGGCAGTGTACTCTTTTCTCCCATCGGCTCTGAGGATGATCTGGATGCAGTGGAGAAGAAGACTTATGCAGAAAAAAAGCCAAATTATACTTCTATCGTAAAGGATTCTGACTGGGGAGAGCTTTTGACCGGCGTTGCCCCTATCCGTGACCCGTATACCGGAGAAGCCGTCGCCCATGTGGGCGTAGATGTCTCAGCAGAGCAAATCTACAGGTCACTTTCAGGCATCAAAAAACTGATTGTGATTAACGCCATTCTGTTTATCCTTATTACTTCACTGATCATCTACAAATTACTTTCCATGAACCTTTTTTTCATGGAGAACGACTATCTGACCGGCTTACACAGCAAGGGGTTCGAAGAGCGTTTTCTTGACCAGCTCATAAAAAAATCTACCATAAACGGGAAGTCCTTTCCGCTGATTATGATAGATTTCGATGATTTTAAACTCATTAATGATGAATACGGCCACCACTTCGGCGATTGTGTATTAAAACAGGTAGCTGATATTCTTCAAATATGCACCCGATCTGTAGACTGCTGCGCCCGTTACGGCGGAGATGAATTTATCATTGTTTTGCCCGAAGCCAATCTGGAGTATGCATCCTTTGTCTGTCAGTGGCTGCTGAAAGAGGTCTCAAAGCAGCGTATCAAGACCAAAGACGGATGTTCCGTCTCTGTTTCCGTCAGCATGGGAGTCGCCCTATGGAAAAAAGGAATGACTTCAGAACAAATTCTTGA